Proteins encoded within one genomic window of Ovis aries strain OAR_USU_Benz2616 breed Rambouillet chromosome 1, ARS-UI_Ramb_v3.0, whole genome shotgun sequence:
- the GPX7 gene encoding glutathione peroxidase 7: protein MVAARAAAWLLLAAAACAPREQDFYDFKAVNIRGKLVSLEKYRGSVSLVVNVASECGFTDQHYRALQQLQRDLGPHHFNVLAFPCNQFGQQEPDSNKEIESFARRTYSVSFPMFSKIAVTGTGAHPAFKYLTETSGKEPTWNFWKYLVAPDGKVVGAWDPTVSVEEIRPQVTALVRKLILKKREDL, encoded by the exons ATGGTGGCGGCACGGGCGGCGGCGTGGCTGCTCTTGGCTGCGGCGGCCTGCGCGCCGCGGGAGCAGGACTTCTACGACTTCAAGGCCGTCAACATCCGGGGCAAGTTGGTGTCGCTGGAGAAGTACCGAGGCTCG GTGTCCCTGGTGGTGAATGTGGCTAGCGAGTGCGGCTTCACAGACCAGCACTATCGGGCCCTGCAGCAGCTACAGCGGGACCTGGGGCCGCACCACTTCAATGTGCTTGCCTTCCCCTGCAACCAGTTTGGCCAGCAGGAGCCCGACAGCAACAAGGAGATCGAGAGTTTTGCCCGCCGCACGTACAGTGTCTCTTTCCCCATGTTTAGCAAGATTGCCGTCACCGGCACTGGTGCCCACCCTGCCTTCAAGTACCTGACTG aGACTTCTGGGAAGGAGCCTACCTGGAACTTCTGGAAGTACCTGGTGGCCCCAGATGGAAAGGTGGTAGGAGCCTGGGACCCAACCGTGTCGGTGGAGGAAATCAGGCCCCAGGTTACAGCGCTTGTGAGGAAGCTCATCCTGAAGAAGCGAGAAGACTTATAA